One segment of Streptomyces roseifaciens DNA contains the following:
- a CDS encoding MFS transporter has product MTAAESVAPQATPATGRAEGILGRRHRALTLGIISVVSLIAFESSAVNTAMPVAARALDGIGLYAFAFSAFFTASLFAMTLSGEWCDRSGPLVPLFTGIAAFGTGLVIAGSAQRMWMFVAGRGVQGIGGGLVIVALYVVVGRAYPERLRASVMASFSAAWVVPVIVGPLVAGTVTEQVGWRWVFLAIPVLILLPLAVMLPALRALPPAVAPGTPDRRRILLALAVAAGAGLLQYAGQDLRPLAAVPAAAGLALLVPCIRRLLPRGTFRAGRGLPSVVLLRGIAQGSFLAAETFIPLMLVTERGLSATLAGLSLTGGGLTWALGSYTQSRRRAEPYRERLMSLGMVLVALAVALMSAVLVHGVPVWVAGASWVIGGYGMGLTISSGAVLLLKLSRPGEEGTNAASLQTADALGSIVLVGLAGVLFVSFGGGSASAATAGAAAPAHAFAAVFAAASAFALVGAYIATRLSPREAPGRRVTSVPPSGDPGA; this is encoded by the coding sequence ATGACCGCAGCCGAATCCGTGGCCCCGCAGGCCACCCCCGCGACCGGCCGGGCCGAGGGCATACTGGGCCGCCGCCACCGTGCGCTGACCCTCGGCATCATCTCCGTCGTCTCGCTCATCGCCTTCGAATCGAGCGCGGTCAACACCGCGATGCCGGTCGCCGCCCGTGCCCTCGACGGCATCGGGCTCTACGCCTTCGCCTTCTCCGCCTTCTTCACCGCGAGCCTGTTCGCGATGACCCTGTCGGGGGAGTGGTGCGACCGCTCCGGCCCCCTCGTCCCCCTCTTCACCGGCATCGCCGCCTTCGGCACCGGCCTGGTGATCGCCGGGTCGGCGCAGCGCATGTGGATGTTCGTCGCCGGGCGCGGGGTGCAGGGCATCGGCGGCGGACTGGTGATCGTCGCCCTGTACGTGGTGGTCGGCCGGGCCTATCCGGAGCGGCTGCGCGCCTCCGTCATGGCCTCGTTCTCGGCCGCCTGGGTGGTGCCGGTGATCGTCGGCCCGCTGGTGGCCGGCACCGTCACCGAGCAGGTCGGCTGGCGCTGGGTGTTCCTGGCGATCCCCGTGCTGATCCTGCTGCCCCTGGCCGTGATGCTCCCGGCGCTGCGCGCCCTGCCGCCCGCCGTCGCGCCGGGGACGCCGGACCGCCGCCGCATCCTGCTGGCGCTCGCGGTCGCGGCAGGCGCCGGGCTGCTGCAGTACGCGGGCCAGGACCTGCGCCCCCTCGCCGCCGTGCCGGCCGCGGCCGGGCTCGCCCTGCTGGTGCCCTGCATCCGGCGGCTGCTGCCGCGCGGCACCTTCCGCGCGGGGCGCGGGCTTCCGTCGGTCGTGCTGCTGCGCGGCATCGCGCAGGGCTCGTTCCTGGCGGCCGAGACGTTCATCCCGCTGATGCTCGTCACCGAGCGCGGCCTGTCCGCGACCCTCGCCGGGCTCTCCCTCACCGGCGGCGGCCTGACCTGGGCGCTCGGTTCGTACACCCAGAGCCGCCGCCGGGCCGAGCCGTACCGCGAGCGGCTGATGAGCCTCGGCATGGTGCTGGTGGCGCTCGCCGTCGCGCTGATGTCGGCGGTGCTGGTGCACGGTGTGCCGGTGTGGGTGGCGGGCGCGTCCTGGGTGATCGGCGGCTACGGCATGGGGCTGACGATCTCCAGCGGGGCGGTGCTGCTGCTGAAGCTGTCCCGGCCCGGCGAGGAGGGCACCAACGCGGCCTCGCTGCAGACGGCCGACGCGCTCGGCAGCATCGTCCTGGTCGGGCTCGCCGGAGTGCTCTTCGTCTCCTTCGGCGGCGGCTCGGCGAGCGCCGCGACGGCCGGCGCGGCCGCCCCGGCGCACGCCTTCGCGGCGGTCTTCGCGGCAGCCTCGGCGTTCGCGCTGGTGGGCGCGTACATCGCCACCCGGCTCTCCCCGCGCGAGGCCCCCGGCCGCCGTGTGACCTCGGTCCCACCCTCGGGTGACCCCGGGGCGTAA
- a CDS encoding cysteine dioxygenase family protein, producing the protein MTTPTAAPTTARLAQLVDDVREAVGRGLPPDTTAYIVGERLAAHLGAGDLLTAEQREGDPDRYRQHILHAEHDGSFSVVALVWMPGQQTAVHDHVSWCVTGVHEGTESERRYRLVPDGTTARLVATEDVVNHQGDVCGFAPPGDIHRVRNACTTKAISLHIYGADISRLGSSVRRVYDLPADEI; encoded by the coding sequence ATGACCACTCCCACCGCAGCCCCGACGACCGCGCGCCTCGCCCAGCTCGTCGACGACGTCCGGGAAGCCGTAGGCCGTGGCCTGCCGCCCGACACGACGGCCTACATCGTCGGCGAGCGGCTCGCCGCCCACCTCGGCGCCGGCGACCTGCTCACCGCCGAACAGCGCGAGGGCGACCCCGACCGCTACCGGCAGCACATCCTGCACGCCGAGCACGACGGCAGCTTCTCCGTCGTCGCGCTCGTGTGGATGCCCGGCCAGCAGACCGCCGTCCACGACCACGTCTCCTGGTGCGTCACCGGCGTCCACGAGGGCACCGAGAGCGAGCGGCGCTACCGGCTCGTGCCCGACGGCACGACCGCCCGCCTGGTCGCCACCGAGGACGTCGTCAACCACCAGGGGGACGTGTGCGGCTTCGCGCCGCCCGGTGACATCCACCGCGTCCGCAACGCCTGTACGACCAAGGCGATCTCCCTCCACATCTACGGCGCCGACATCTCCCGCCTGGGCTCCAGCGTGCGCCGCGTCTACGACCTCCCGGCCGACGAAATCTGA
- a CDS encoding YeiH family protein, with protein sequence MALTTARTNSTPPPPPSPTSAPPRPASGALPGLATAAAGVAVAWAVHLLVPAVPMLTAAVVLGIAAAHAPGVRAWVRGAARPGLTLAGKRLMRIGVVLLGLKLGLDDVLGLGWATVAMVIAVVAATFAGTLWLGRRLGLRGDQPLLIATGYSICGASAIGAVSEVSGSDEEDVATSVALVTLCGTLAIAVLPLLHHPLGLDDAQFGRWVGAGVHDVGQVVATAQTAGPAALTDAVLVKLMRVALLAPLVAAVAVSVRQRRRAAAQAAPSENQAVPSGKRPPLVPLFVLGFLAMVGVRTTGWVPAAGLDLAAHAQELLLAAALFGLGSAVHLPSLVRTGGRVAALGLCSWVVIAGASYGGVLLTT encoded by the coding sequence ATGGCACTCACCACCGCACGGACGAACAGCACGCCGCCGCCCCCGCCGTCGCCGACGAGCGCGCCGCCCCGCCCCGCCTCCGGCGCGCTCCCCGGGCTCGCCACGGCCGCCGCGGGCGTGGCCGTCGCCTGGGCCGTGCACCTGCTCGTCCCGGCCGTCCCCATGCTCACCGCCGCCGTCGTCCTCGGCATCGCCGCGGCCCACGCACCGGGCGTACGGGCATGGGTGCGCGGCGCCGCCCGGCCCGGCCTCACCCTCGCCGGCAAGCGGCTCATGCGGATCGGCGTCGTCCTGCTCGGGCTCAAGCTCGGCCTGGACGACGTCCTCGGCCTCGGCTGGGCCACCGTGGCCATGGTGATCGCCGTCGTGGCGGCCACCTTCGCCGGCACGCTCTGGCTCGGGCGCAGGCTGGGCCTCCGCGGCGACCAGCCCCTGCTCATCGCCACCGGCTACTCGATCTGCGGCGCCTCGGCGATCGGCGCGGTCAGCGAGGTCTCGGGCAGCGACGAGGAGGACGTGGCGACGTCCGTCGCCCTGGTGACCCTCTGCGGCACCCTCGCCATCGCCGTCCTGCCGCTCCTGCACCACCCCCTCGGCCTCGACGACGCGCAGTTCGGCCGCTGGGTCGGCGCGGGCGTCCACGACGTCGGCCAGGTCGTGGCCACGGCGCAGACCGCCGGGCCCGCGGCGCTCACCGACGCCGTGCTGGTCAAGCTGATGCGGGTGGCGCTGCTCGCGCCGCTCGTCGCCGCGGTGGCCGTGTCGGTGCGTCAGCGGCGGAGGGCGGCCGCGCAGGCCGCGCCCTCCGAGAACCAGGCCGTGCCCTCCGGGAAGCGCCCCCCGCTCGTCCCCCTGTTCGTGCTCGGCTTCCTCGCGATGGTCGGCGTCCGCACCACCGGCTGGGTGCCGGCCGCCGGACTGGACCTCGCCGCGCACGCCCAGGAGCTGCTCCTCGCCGCCGCCCTCTTCGGGCTCGGCAGCGCCGTCCACCTGCCCTCGCTGGTCCGCACCGGCGGGCGCGTCGCGGCGCTGGGGCTGTGCTCGTGGGTCGTGATCGCGGGGGCCTCGTACGGGGGCGTGCTGCTGACGACGTGA